A genomic stretch from Novosphingobium resinovorum includes:
- a CDS encoding ParB/RepB/Spo0J family partition protein gives MTQPAIEYARAVDCFKSPNNVRTQSDSIADAELEANIAETGIILENLIGVRTTRGAFKGKVEIYGGGRRLDAVLANITKAVLDEDFMVPVLVAKNARDAIEMSLTENYFHLPMNPADECCAFRSIIEREKKTPADLAKRFGKTEKFVLGRLRLANLAAPIFEALRHGEIGIEIAKAYATTADQDRQAKVFEQLTGGYYANNVNEIRRNLASGSYNGADPKALLVGSEAYQAAGGRIEQDLFSDAATERWLDGDIVERLAEEALHKAAEALRERDGFAEVRIVAATSVPYSTTYRLREMQPEPRELTEVEVAREAEIQAEMEAIEREAQDAPEYTEEQATRFDQLSQELDAFGEVTADLTPAQKAGAIAYLVIGGDGTPALHHEYFHVEEGEAFDASETVLLDEGDEGDETATGGGHDDGEVDEDAATALTFSNRQRDELATMKTEMLRLFIASDPAFALDLGTFIMIDKASREGWSGMPSELRAYAPSPRVSGFVSGTPASQQWDALDGGLDRSWLDHDAMEARYDAFCALDGEARAAWLGWVIARTMHAVPHGEAGSGFLDHLGTKLAIDVAAWWRPTASNFFDRLTKPKILGLFEAIGGPELSSRYSTSRKFDLSLSAEKLFAGDVLAEPEIKERARRWLPDAMRFGPEQMNGGDDCDDLIAEEPGAEAQTVTGAADEDGVIPFDEAA, from the coding sequence ATGACCCAACCCGCAATCGAATATGCCCGCGCAGTCGACTGTTTCAAATCTCCCAACAACGTGCGCACCCAAAGCGACAGCATCGCCGATGCCGAATTGGAAGCCAACATTGCCGAGACCGGCATTATCCTCGAGAACCTGATCGGCGTACGTACCACGCGAGGTGCGTTCAAGGGCAAGGTCGAGATCTATGGCGGTGGTCGCCGTCTCGATGCGGTCCTCGCCAACATCACCAAGGCCGTGCTCGATGAAGATTTCATGGTACCGGTCCTTGTCGCAAAGAACGCGCGCGATGCGATCGAGATGAGCCTCACGGAGAACTACTTCCATCTGCCGATGAATCCGGCCGACGAATGCTGCGCGTTCCGCTCGATCATCGAGCGTGAGAAGAAGACGCCCGCCGATCTCGCAAAGCGCTTCGGCAAGACCGAGAAGTTCGTGCTCGGCCGTCTGCGCCTTGCCAATCTCGCAGCCCCGATCTTCGAGGCGCTTCGACATGGCGAGATCGGCATCGAGATCGCCAAAGCCTACGCTACGACGGCGGACCAGGATCGGCAGGCGAAGGTCTTCGAGCAACTAACGGGCGGATACTATGCGAACAACGTCAACGAGATCCGCCGTAACCTCGCGAGCGGCTCCTATAATGGCGCAGACCCCAAGGCGCTGCTGGTCGGATCCGAAGCCTACCAGGCCGCTGGCGGCCGGATCGAACAGGACCTCTTCTCCGACGCCGCGACCGAGCGCTGGCTCGACGGGGATATTGTCGAGCGCCTTGCGGAGGAGGCCTTGCATAAGGCAGCTGAGGCCCTGCGCGAACGTGACGGGTTTGCAGAAGTACGGATCGTGGCGGCAACGAGTGTGCCTTACAGCACGACCTATCGCCTCCGGGAAATGCAGCCCGAGCCTCGCGAGCTGACCGAGGTGGAAGTGGCCCGGGAAGCGGAAATCCAGGCCGAAATGGAAGCGATCGAGCGCGAAGCGCAGGACGCTCCCGAGTACACCGAGGAACAGGCCACACGCTTCGACCAGCTCTCCCAGGAGCTCGATGCGTTTGGCGAGGTGACGGCGGATCTGACCCCGGCCCAGAAAGCTGGCGCAATTGCCTACCTCGTGATCGGCGGCGACGGCACCCCGGCCCTGCACCACGAGTACTTCCATGTCGAAGAAGGCGAGGCCTTTGACGCATCCGAAACCGTGCTTCTCGATGAAGGGGACGAGGGCGACGAGACGGCGACGGGCGGCGGTCACGATGACGGCGAAGTGGACGAGGACGCCGCCACTGCACTGACCTTCAGCAATCGCCAGCGCGACGAACTGGCCACGATGAAGACCGAGATGCTTCGGCTCTTCATCGCCAGCGATCCCGCCTTTGCGCTCGATCTGGGCACCTTCATCATGATCGACAAGGCCAGTCGCGAGGGCTGGAGCGGCATGCCGAGTGAACTCAGGGCCTATGCGCCCAGTCCGCGCGTCAGCGGCTTTGTCAGCGGCACCCCGGCCTCGCAGCAGTGGGACGCATTGGACGGTGGTCTCGACCGATCCTGGCTGGATCACGACGCCATGGAGGCCCGATACGATGCGTTCTGCGCCCTGGATGGCGAGGCACGCGCAGCCTGGCTGGGCTGGGTCATCGCGCGCACTATGCATGCCGTGCCACATGGCGAAGCCGGTTCGGGGTTCCTCGATCATCTCGGGACGAAGCTGGCGATCGATGTCGCGGCCTGGTGGCGCCCCACCGCCAGCAACTTCTTCGATCGCCTGACCAAGCCGAAGATCCTCGGGCTCTTCGAGGCGATCGGAGGACCGGAACTCTCGAGCCGTTACTCCACCTCACGCAAATTCGATCTGTCGCTTTCGGCGGAGAAGCTCTTCGCCGGTGACGTGCTGGCCGAACCCGAGATCAAGGAACGCGCCCGCAGGTGGTTGCCCGATGCGATGCGGTTCGGGCCGGAGCAGATGAATGGTGGCGACGACTGCGACGATCTCATCGCCGAAGAGCCGGGTGCAGAAGCACAAACCGTCACCGGCGCCGCTGACGAAGACGGTGTGATACCCTTCGACGAAGCCGCCTGA